In the bacterium SCSIO 12741 genome, AAAAACCTGGGGTGGAAGTTCTTCGGTGGAAGGGTTGGCCCTGGATGTGGATGGTCAGGGAAATGTGTACACCACGGGATACTTTAAAGGCACTGCCGATTTTGATCCTGGTGCCGGATCAGCGCAACTAACAGCCGCTGGTCACGATGATGTATTCGTCCAGAAATTAGATGCCTCAGGTAACTTCATTTGGGCCAAGGCCTTTGGAGGTAGTAAAGCAGATCGCGGAGTATCTATAAGTGTAAACGCTTCGGGAGAGGTGTATACCACAGGTTATTTCTACGATACCGCCGATTTTGATCCAGGATCGGGGACAAGCAGTTTTACTTCTAAGGGATTGGATGATGTTTATATCCATAAAATGGATGCCAGCGGAAATTTCGTCTGGGTGAAAATCTTCGGCGGACCGAGCAACGATAGTGGTTTGGCCATTGAGGTGGATGATGTAGGAAACGTGATTACTACCGGATACACTTTTGGAGCCGTAGATTTCGATCCGGGTGCAGAAGTAGTTAGCCCGCCTTCCTTTGGAAATCGTGATGCTTTTGTCCACAAGCTGGACGCCTCAGGGAATTTTGTTTGGGTGCAGAGTTTTGGAAACAAAGACGATGATCAGGGTGAAGGAATCGCTATCAATCCCACAGGATACTTGTATTCCACGGGCCATTTCAAAAGAACGGTTGATGTGGATATGGGACCTGGAATTGTAGAGCTTACTTCTGAAGGGTACGATGATATTTTCATCCAGAAGATGAATCTCAATTCGGGCAGTTCAACGAATTCTTTGGAGGATTTTGAGGGACGTGGAATCAGGCTAAAGGCTTACCCGAACCCAACAGAAGGGAAGATTAGACTTACTTTTAATCAAACCATTGATCAGCTGGTGTTGGTGCTCCGGGATATTCATGGTTTGGAGATGGTACGTCAGTATCACGAACACGCGTCCGAACTCGATTTGGAATTTGAAGGGGATTGCGGATTGTACTTTTTAACCGTTCAACTCCCTGAAGGTCAAAAAACTCTGAAGTTGATTAAGCAGTAAGGTTATTATGAAAAGGTTCTTCATTCTTTTGGTTGCGATTGTTACAGGTTTTGCCTTCTGGTCCTTCCTCCCCAAACAAAAGCCACATGAAGTGCTGTCGTATGTGCAGCATGGCAAGGAAACGGTGATTGCCGAGAATCAATCCGAGATATTGATCGATCGGGAAGATTTTGGGCTACGCTTTTTCTCCAAGCGCTATAATTCAGTTAACAAGGAGTATTATTCCGTTCAGATTGCCGCATTTCGGAATAAGGATAGCTGGGAATTGATTCAGGAAGGGCAGAAGCTTAATGAGACCGCTTGCTTTGGTCGAGGCATGGGAATGGCGGCTGGTCAAGCGGGATATGAAGCGCTATTCATTCGAAAAAATGGGCATCACTATTTGTTTTACGAAGACGGTGAATCCGGCAGAGTGGAGCTTTTGGAAGAAAGAGGGGAATACCTCAAGCTGGAGTTTCAGATCTCCCAGTTTTCCTACAACGGAAAGACGGTAGCGGTAGGGCAGTCCAAGTATCCCGAGATCTATTTGGCCATTCTCACCAATCGAAATCTGAACGACAAGATTGACAAAGGTGAGTTGCGGAAACTGAAGGTGCGGTTTAAAAATGGGTAAAAAAAGCAACTCCCACCTCTAAGAGTTGCTTTTCTTAAAACTATTGTCCCGGTTCGGGATCGCAGGGTGGTCCGGCTTTTACCCAACCCGTAGGAGTGACGGTCACGGTTATAGTCTTGGTTAATTGATCCACCACTACATTAACAATGTATTCGTTGCATCCGCAATACCCCGTAAAGGTGTAACTGGCGGGACCATTGGAAAAATCATCGATTCCGTAAGAACCATCAAAACGATAAAAACGGACGTAACCCGCAGTAGCTGCTGAAACGGGTAAATCAATGGTTGATTCTGATGACGTTGGGTAGGCCGAAATGTATTCGTTAGAAGCATTGTTAACAAACATGATCGACCATTCGCAATCGTCCAAATGGGGCCCGTTCCACTGTATGGTCCAGGCATCGGTTTGTGCCATGATTCCTGTGGGAAGCAAGACCATGATTAATAAATATAAATATGATTTCATATTAAAAGGATTAATTGATGCCTACTCGGTTAAAGGTTTTTCGGCTGTCACCTTCTGTAAAGGTCAATATTGGATAAGGACAAACCAACACCAACTTTGAAAGTGGTAGCCAATAGCTTGAAAGTGTATGCTTAGGGTTTGAAAGTGGTTGAATGAGGATTTTCGTACAGGATTAGTCGCTTTTTCCCAAGGCCCGTTTGGTGTAGTTTGACTCAAATCCTTCGGCATGCAACTCTTCCAGAGGCATGTTTTTAAGGAGCGAGTAGCGATCCATTAGGGGCTTGAACTTTTCCCTTCCGTTTTCGGATAAACCATTGTAAAAGAGCCAGAGCAATTCATAGTCGGAAAGTAGTGCTCTAACCATGGAAGTGTAGTGGTAGCGGATTTTGAAATTGGCGACCCAAAGTTTTTTGCTTTCCGTGTGGGTAGGAGGATCTGCGGTAATATTCAAATCTTGTTTGGAAACGAATTCGGTTTCATCAATGAATTTGATGATTCGGTAAAGAGTGCGGAAGTAGTGGCCGAAATCGCCTTTTACCACGGTATAATATTCAAGATAAATTTCATTGAATCTCTCATTCGATTTTAGGTTGCCGACCAGCAATTTATAGTGATGTTTGAATACATCCCTTCCATTTATGGCGACATGTTTCCTATCAGCATGATTGAAAAGGTTTATTTCGAGTTTGTTTTCATCTAAATCTTTTACAATCTCCTGATGTACACTAAGCATTTGAAAGAAGGTGTTTTCGAATCGCTGCATTCGCAATGTTTTACTTTGATCCTCAAATACTTGTCGAGTTAGTTTTAGCTCTTTTCGGGTAAGCTGAAGTTCTTCCTGCTGATTCTTCAGTTCCAGCCGTTGCAGGAGTATGGTTAGGATAATCCCGGCCAGAGCCAATCCGGAATACAGCGCATTTATGGAGCCAAAGAGGTCGCCAAAAGTTCCTCTGCTAATAACGGTATATTCAATGATAAAGGGGGTGAGTACCCAGGTCAGGGTAATGAGCAATACAGACCATTTGGCCACACGGTAAATTCCAGCTTCTTCGTTCAGGTCAAATTTCACAGCTAAATGTTTAAGGTAAAGCTGAAAATTAAGCTTTTATGAAGAACAGTGGAACCTTAGTTCTTAGACATAGTAACGAGTGAGGCAGTAATTTTTGAAATCGATTGAATCTTAAATCTTAAGGTTAAATCTTAAATCTTTAAGTGATACTCAAGGCACCCGCATCATGGATGTTATTCTTCAAACTCCTGAAAATTTAACTTGATCATTTAAAATTCACGAGCTTCGCTCATTCATTTTCCTCCA is a window encoding:
- a CDS encoding SBBP repeat-containing protein; this encodes MKTTLFFIATMIAASSQLSAQSLVWAKSIGGSFIDQGNAIATDPSGNVYTTGVFHHSVDFDPGSGTTPLHSSGNRDVFVQKMTSSGKMLWAHSFGGSGNDVGQSIAADAVGSVYTKGYFNGTVDFDPGPGNESITSTAFFGDEIFIHKMDASGNFDWVKTIEASSSGSHSLVVDASGNVYITGHFRREIDFDPGPGTVLIDPGSSRDAFVLKLDISGDFLWVKTWGGSSSVEGLALDVDGQGNVYTTGYFKGTADFDPGAGSAQLTAAGHDDVFVQKLDASGNFIWAKAFGGSKADRGVSISVNASGEVYTTGYFYDTADFDPGSGTSSFTSKGLDDVYIHKMDASGNFVWVKIFGGPSNDSGLAIEVDDVGNVITTGYTFGAVDFDPGAEVVSPPSFGNRDAFVHKLDASGNFVWVQSFGNKDDDQGEGIAINPTGYLYSTGHFKRTVDVDMGPGIVELTSEGYDDIFIQKMNLNSGSSTNSLEDFEGRGIRLKAYPNPTEGKIRLTFNQTIDQLVLVLRDIHGLEMVRQYHEHASELDLEFEGDCGLYFLTVQLPEGQKTLKLIKQ
- a CDS encoding putative phage abortive infection protein translates to MKFDLNEEAGIYRVAKWSVLLITLTWVLTPFIIEYTVISRGTFGDLFGSINALYSGLALAGIILTILLQRLELKNQQEELQLTRKELKLTRQVFEDQSKTLRMQRFENTFFQMLSVHQEIVKDLDENKLEINLFNHADRKHVAINGRDVFKHHYKLLVGNLKSNERFNEIYLEYYTVVKGDFGHYFRTLYRIIKFIDETEFVSKQDLNITADPPTHTESKKLWVANFKIRYHYTSMVRALLSDYELLWLFYNGLSENGREKFKPLMDRYSLLKNMPLEELHAEGFESNYTKRALGKSD